In Ostrinia nubilalis chromosome 6, ilOstNubi1.1, whole genome shotgun sequence, the genomic window CTGTATGACTGCTGTAATCACGAATCAAAGAAAACTGCCCGCAAATAAAAATCATCACGCCAATTGATGTCAAATCAAAAGTAATGTGAACCAATACGCAATAAGTTGCTGAAATTGTCTCTACCGCCACATTCGTTAAGTACCCAATAAAACTCCATGAATCAAATGGCGCCCAACCTGGCAGAACGTGAGGCTTCTCATAATCCTCATTGCCAGTCAATATCAAAAGGGCAAATTCTGCGAACGGTGACAGAATGTAAATAATTGCTGTAAATCCATACATTCTGCTCAAAACAGTTGAGACAATTTGAAACTTTTTGGTGTAAGATTCGATGTAGCTTGGGAAAGTAAATGTATCATTTTCGTCGTCACTCTCATATTCCACGTTCGAGGTCTCATTCTGGCACTGTGTATTTTCTAACTGCTTGATGTTGTCCAAAAGCATTTTCCATTGCTTGTGGTTTCGACATAGAGACAGGAGCTTAAGAATTCCCATGCCACAAAAAGACATGACGCTGAAGCATTCAAATACCTTGTCTATGTCGTCTTTTGCATTGAACAAACCAATAATTTGCAATCCTTGGGTTAGTACAAAAGAAATTATAGCAAATATGGCCAGCCAATGTATTTTGATCCCATCACTCACACAAAAGGTCAGCCCTATGTTCTCAATCCTATGGGTGATCATGGTCACTAAGATATTTTTCTGCAGGAATTcattatctttttttattaagaCAATTCGGGAGCGGTATTTATTTTTCTGTAACAATATTTTCTATGATAGAATAattttatgttataaaatatactAACCAAATTTTTAATCACTTATTTTGAGCAAGTAGAGTAGGTAAGTAACTAATTGGGTAAGTAATACTGATATTACCTTCCACTTCATAATTATGAAGTGTTGTTGAAGAACTAATTAGTAAGGATTTCGTTTTTAGTCTTATAAGTGCAAGTGTTCTCCAACAATGCTGAAGTACACAATTAAATGGTAAGTGAGACAGATACCATCGACTCTTTTACCATAGAGCTCTATGCAGGTATGATCGCGTCGAAAAGTACTATTGCCACAATGGATTAAAGTCATCCAGTATCTAAACCATGTAGCAATACTCTTCATCTATTTGATTTGTTCATGATGCCATTAACTTACGGGAAAAATGCCCTTAAACGCGTTGACGTCACAGCGAAAGAAGTTAAATTTTCATGAGCAGGCTACGTTTGTTTGTCAATGTCTAGGTATATTTTACTACAAACACTTCGCTCTCatttttagaattaaaaatgtattcctTCAAAAGTATTCATGTTCTTATTGGAAAAGCTTTTGTCTTCAACTTCACGAACAAAAACACCATGCATTATTTGCACTCAATCTACGAGAGCTCCGCCTATTTCATGTACCAAAACAATGAAAACGAAACCTTAATTAGACATTTGCAGTCTAACACACGAATCAAATCAATATGTTACCAACTAATCACGTATCGCGAACGAGTTTATCGAAGTAAAACACTTTGTAGCTGAAACCGTTTAATTTACTGCTTTTAATGATACATAACTAGTGGGTATATTGCACAAGCAAGCACATTCAAAATCCATATTCATTTTTCAATTCATTCTAAATCGTGAACACGTTGAGATCAGATAGTCCTACCAGCTGGAAGATCGGAAGTCTCCACCGGAGCTGTCCCAGCCCGAGCCTGATCTGAAGCTGGAGTCTCCCCATGAAGAGCTGTCTCGTGCGGAAAATTCGCCATCTCCATACCCGTTAGATCCCCAGATTGAACCGGAGCTTCTTCCAAATCCTCCGTTGGATCCCCATCCTGACCCAGAGCTTCGTCCAAAACCATTTGATCCCCAAGATCCGCCTGAGCTCCGTCCAAGGCCGTTAGATCCACCCCACCCTGAGCCGAAGTTGCTGGATCTTCCGAAGCTACTGCTGCCTCCCCAGCCGCCTAAGCCAGAGCGGGCGGATGCCACAGAGGGGAagccgccaccgccaccgccgccgccttGCCAGCCACCGCCACCTATCAAGCAAATGATCATTATTTCTGTAATGTGCTGTAAACAATAGCAGTagttaatcctactaatattatactaaAATGGGAAAGTGaaatttgtatggatgtctggatgttaacatgtttgttactctttcacgcaaaaactactggacggattttaatgaaactacaGTATTTTCAGCATAGCACGGTTTGTGACTTGTGACACGTTCGTAAGGTAAGTACGGTTTTTAATTCTTAATATTTGACATTATTTGTTCATTAACTTACCAGGTAGAGCCATAACGCCTGAAGAAATGGCAACTACAAGCGCGAAGAGCAGTGATACCGTCTGCAATTAAAGTAAAAGTTTATAAAATGTAGTAGGAACTGGTAGCTATTTTATTACAATGACAGAGAATTAAAATTAGCACCTAATATTTTAACTAGATAACAGGGAAAAATGCTACCATGCGTTTGTATATGACTGAAGCTCACAATTTCGTCACTGGAATTAAATGTTCAACATCTTAAACTTTAAGCTTGTACAGAGTTAGTTACACTGACTTGCAATGAAGGCTTTTTCTTtgcaaatattaaatataatattacataaaattatattagTTAAGTATTTACATTTGCCTATTGACCCATTATTTTTCTATAAGtattcgttttgtgttgttattgtttataatttgtgcttactgtgatcaataaattctattctattcttgtATTCTATTCTATATAGATGAATCTATAAAACTTACCGCCATTTTGGAAGCTCGCCTGGATGTGATATCGATGTTGGTTCCACCAGTCCTTATATACCGGCTGCATCCCTAGCATTTGGTTTTTGTGCATCGCAATGAATGGCCTATAATGTGTGTCGATTAATATTCTTCATTAGCTTGTCACGTTCGCAGCATTAAATGGGATTACGCCTACTGTGGCGACGAGAAGGCTTGGACTGCGGATGTTGGGAAAACCGACGAATTTCTCAAGGTTCCGACCATTCGATAAAAAATCTGAATTACTTAAGTATTAAGATCATTTgtgtcttacgcccgtattcacaaacattactatgaggtctcacagtgcgcgtggacggacaaggtgacacacgaaccaattacagagctctgttcaacgctgtgcgttcgatttgctgcttcacttaagcaagcatcgtttgtgaatacgggcgttaataagTTGATGACAGAAAGATTTAGAAGGCTTGAAGAATGAAGATCAGGCGTTGCGAACATACCTATTACGTCATGGTGTCTAATTAATGAATCGTTTCAGGTATCTAATTTAATTAGGCATAtctaatatttaaatttttgggctaaaatatttattagaataTTTAGTCTTCTGTACAGATAACAACATAATTATAACGAAATATTGTTTTGTGTATAGGTAATCGTATTCCCTATTCCTACCTATCATAACAAATTttgatgtaggtaatttataGGAAGACAGTGAAAgataaatattaagtacctacttacttataaaaACAATACGCAACAGCCTCACAGTCAACTGACAATCAAATAATGTGTTCTTGACAAGCATTGTTGTTGCCATGACGTTAACTTCAGTGTAATACGATTCgatattgtttttgtttatttcatcatcatcatctcagccataggacgtccactgctgaacataggcctcccccaatgctttccatgtttccccgttggtagcggcctgcgtccagcgccttcctgctacctttatgatgacgtcggtccaccttgtaggtagacgtcacacgctgcgtttttcggtacgcggcctcctctccagaaccttgctgccctatcggccgtcagttctgcgtactatgtgccctgcccattaccacttcagcttgctaatccgtcgggctatgtcagcgactttagttcgtttacggatctcctcatttctcattcgatctcgtaaagaaacaccgagcatagccctctccatagcacgctgtgcaactttgagcttctgtttgtttatttttttttgtttcattacTTATAACAAAAGTGAATATCCATcgacattattataatttacagtTAAAATTAGTGATGATTACTTTTAAACACACACGTTTAAATGAAAACTGCAATTAGAAATTGAAGAGTTTGCaatcctgaaaaattacacTGAAGGAATGGTAAAAAGGATGTACCTATAACAAATTATATACTATGTTAtgttaatattagtaggtaggtgCATATATTTACCATTCAGTTTgactttagatttttttcaagatTGAAAACTTCAGTTTCTAATTTGAGAAAGTGTCAAAGAGTTAATTTTAATGTTGTCTGTTGTTGTCATGATGCAGAATCTTTGAATGATGATCCAAAGTTCAAGAGGTCATGTTTATGCATCATGATAGATATTATCAACAATAAGTAAACACCTTTATGATAggtaatttaatattcttaCAATCTacaagtatgtacctacctatattaggTAAACATAAACTGATTCGGTATCCAAATCTAATGATTTTGTAGTTTGATTTTCATTACTCTTTATTACAATAGAGACACAAAATAAAGAGCATTTATAGGatccataaaaaataaaactctcattcccaccgctgcaactcctgtgtagccaggatctacagcttgatcgccaataaaaactcaaccagtgaaggtctttGTCccggggggaaagttaaactgtcattagacccgcaacaaaattaattagaagaacataataatatgaggaAAACAGGATCCATAAAATGGAATGTCTAAATTCAGACAATTAGAAACAACCTCCTAAATTAGACGAATTAGATAATTGAAGGGAAATAAACGAAGTAACGAACGAgttactttaacggtaactttttttataaaaagttttcagttagatatacactcgcgagcaaaactatggaatcactaacatgaagttgtttccacgcgaacttgtgtactaacgaatttgttagtaacaaaaaagtggcaccattttaaagattaaacttttatctttaaattgataccaaattcatttaaatcacaccagtatttaaaaagatatcccggctgatgtgaagaagtaacgaaaaagacatgtatgaactgtttgatacgtcgcgagttgcggcctatttaccccctataaaagcacgcgttttcggatttttgctttcacacgttgattcatacacatctccgcttcttttgacactttacctgggattctacaccttcagaagcagcacaaatcgttgcactattgctagaagggctcagccagcgggctgtcgcacgtcagcgccacataagccagtcctgggtttcgaaagttttaagacgctttcgggagactggtggctttatcccgagaccaagttctgaacagcgccggcgcacatcgcagagggaagaccgttttttcaaatcaacctctctatgaaatcgtcatttgactggaatcgacgtccagtaagagctcagaaatggtcgtaggatagctgttagcgagtagacagtttgtctaagacataagcaatagaatttaactccaaaaaggcctgccacaggctcgaaactgacggcaggtcaccgataagcaccctttcaatttgctcgtacacatctcgatgttaagtcgagcaagccacccccataagccactgtttcagcgaaccagcactgcacaaatcgctcctcaggccgcctataaacccgacctcttcgactgctgccctgcaaacacagtttgcattcatcggagaacagaactcgcctccattactcgccttcccatcgagatgtgtacgagcaaattgaaagcgctCTACTTTTTTCcaataaaatatatgaaaaactTATTCAAGAATAGAATCATGGTTCTGTGAAAAGGTGTTTCGATAGAGCTTAGAAAATGGACGTGGAAAAAGCTAGTGAAAATCGCATGTAAAGGTATATTCACATTACACGTGCGtattacttatacagggtggcatGGCGCTTTAAGtatggatcaaacaaaaagATTGATTGTACGGCTTAAATGCAACAACTTTACAACAGAAGCAGTAGATATATCAGTGATTGTACGGGTCTctcaaaaaacataaccctcctggcGCTATCGGGTAAAAAGTATGCTCCATCGACATGTAACTATGTGAACATAACCTACCTTATGCTTCCCTTTTCACTAACATAACATTCGTAGGTATATAGCATTGACGTATCATTCCATCCGGCCATTCTATATAGAGATTACCTATTTGCAGTTTTAGGTACGATAAGTCCGTTTAGTTttgcagttaaattattttttcttgttactttatttctatcattgtgtaaaagctgcgcacgtgacattggcggaacAGTGTGCCCCCAGTGGCGAAAAAACACAAGTCCATCGCCATCAACAAATGAAGAAGTACCTATTGCACTCAAGTAACTATAAATAATGATTGACGATATACCTACAACTAACTCCCGATTTCATTCAGATTCAATTGGATTCAGAAAGCTCCAA contains:
- the LOC135072456 gene encoding odorant receptor 94b-like, whose protein sequence is MKWKKNKYRSRIVLIKKDNEFLQKNILVTMITHRIENIGLTFCVSDGIKIHWLAIFAIISFVLTQGLQIIGLFNAKDDIDKVFECFSVMSFCGMGILKLLSLCRNHKQWKMLLDNIKQLENTQCQNETSNVEYESDDENDTFTFPSYIESYTKKFQIVSTVLSRMYGFTAIIYILSPFAEFALLILTGNEDYEKPHVLPGWAPFDSWSFIGYLTNVAVETISATYCVLVHITFDLTSIGVMIFICGQFSLIRDYSSHTGGSGASCNLSKRREDRAHHRIIICHKTHCLLMNTCDELGKQLQNILGVYFSVATLTLCSVAVRLNSELSRMELASLLQFMCATLTQLYLFCHFGHNVLHQSSIGMGDGPFGAAYWCLSPRIRQELVILGMGMMMPRYFKAGPFISVDLPSFVQVLRTAYSYYAVIRK
- the LOC135072910 gene encoding keratin, type I cytoskeletal 9-like, whose product is MATVSLLFALVVAISSGVMALPGGGGWQGGGGGGGGFPSVASARSGLGGWGGSSSFGRSSNFGSGWGGSNGLGRSSGGSWGSNGFGRSSGSGWGSNGGFGRSSGSIWGSNGYGDGEFSARDSSSWGDSSFRSGSGWDSSGGDFRSSSW